One Bacillus sp. (in: firmicutes) genomic window carries:
- the acnA gene encoding aconitate hydratase AcnA, with protein sequence MAKNDVFNARASFDLEGKRYHYYRLKALEEAGVAKISRLPYSIKVLLESVLRQMDGRVITKEHVENLAKWGSEEVKGAEVPFKPSRVILQDFTGVPAVVDLASLRKAMADMGGDPDKINPEIPVDLVIDHSVQVDKYGTPDALEANMELEFERNAERYQFLSWAQKAFKNYRAVPPATGIVHQVNLEYLAHVVHAVETTEGDFEAYPDTLVGTDSHTTMINGIGVLGWGVGGIEAEAGMLGQPSYFPIPEVIGVKLTGELPNGATATDLALKVTQVLRQKGVVGKFVEFFGPGVATLPLADRATVANMAPEYGATCGFFPVDNESLDYLRLTGRPEEHVRLVEKYLKENDMFFTPDNEEPIYTDVVEINLSEIEPNLSGPKRPQDLIPLSQMKKAFHDAISAPVGNQGFGLDKSELDKEVVVKFNDGDEVKMKTGAVAIAAITSCTNTSNPYVMLGAGLVAKKAVEKGLQVPKYVKTSLAPGSKVVTGYLRDSGLLPYLEQIGFNLVGYGCTTCIGNSGPLKEEIEKAIAENDLLVTSVLSGNRNFEGRIHALVKANYLASPPLVVAYALAGTVDIDLLNDPIGKDKDGNDVYFKDIWPTTDEIKDVVKRTVTPELFRKEYERVFEDNPRWNSIKTSNEPLYKWDENSTYIQNPPFFEGLSANPDEIKPLTGLRVVGKFGDSVTTDHISPAGAIGKDTPAGKYLREKGVEIRDFNSYGSRRGNHEVMMRGTFANIRIRNQIAPGTEGGYTTYWPTGEVMSIYDACMKYKENGTNLVVLAGKDYGMGSSRDWAAKGTNLLGIKTVIAESFERIHRSNLVLMGVLPLQFKAGENAETLGLTGKEVIHVHIDENVKPRDIVKVTATDENGNKKEFEVLVRFDSEVEIDYYRHGGILQMVLRNKLQEN encoded by the coding sequence ATGGCAAAAAATGATGTGTTTAACGCTCGTGCTTCATTTGATCTAGAAGGCAAACGCTATCACTACTATCGTTTAAAAGCGTTAGAAGAAGCAGGAGTGGCCAAAATTTCTCGCTTGCCATATTCCATTAAAGTGCTACTAGAATCTGTTCTTCGTCAAATGGACGGACGTGTGATTACAAAAGAACATGTGGAAAATTTGGCAAAATGGGGTTCTGAAGAAGTAAAAGGGGCTGAAGTACCATTTAAACCTTCTCGCGTTATTTTACAAGACTTCACTGGGGTTCCGGCGGTCGTTGACTTAGCGTCTTTACGTAAAGCAATGGCAGATATGGGAGGAGACCCAGATAAAATCAATCCAGAAATTCCAGTAGATCTCGTTATTGACCACTCCGTTCAAGTTGATAAATACGGTACTCCAGATGCACTCGAAGCAAACATGGAACTTGAATTCGAGCGCAATGCTGAACGCTATCAATTCTTAAGCTGGGCGCAAAAAGCGTTCAAAAACTATCGTGCGGTTCCACCAGCAACAGGAATTGTACACCAAGTAAACTTAGAATATCTAGCTCATGTAGTACATGCCGTTGAAACAACTGAGGGTGATTTCGAAGCATATCCTGACACGCTCGTCGGTACAGACTCCCATACAACAATGATTAACGGTATCGGTGTACTAGGATGGGGTGTCGGTGGTATTGAGGCTGAAGCTGGAATGCTTGGTCAACCATCCTACTTCCCAATTCCTGAAGTGATCGGAGTCAAACTAACAGGGGAACTTCCAAACGGTGCAACGGCTACAGATTTAGCGTTAAAAGTGACGCAAGTACTTCGTCAAAAAGGTGTAGTTGGTAAATTCGTTGAGTTCTTCGGACCGGGGGTAGCAACGTTACCACTTGCTGACCGAGCGACTGTAGCAAACATGGCACCTGAGTACGGAGCAACTTGTGGATTCTTCCCAGTTGACAATGAATCTTTAGACTATTTACGTCTTACAGGTCGTCCTGAAGAGCACGTACGTTTAGTAGAAAAATACTTAAAAGAAAACGACATGTTCTTCACTCCTGATAATGAAGAGCCTATTTACACAGATGTAGTTGAAATCAACTTATCCGAAATTGAGCCAAACCTATCTGGTCCAAAGCGTCCACAAGACTTAATTCCGCTTTCTCAAATGAAAAAAGCATTCCATGACGCCATTAGCGCACCAGTAGGAAACCAAGGTTTCGGATTAGATAAATCTGAACTTGATAAAGAAGTTGTTGTAAAATTTAACGATGGCGACGAAGTGAAAATGAAAACAGGTGCGGTTGCTATTGCGGCCATTACTAGCTGTACGAACACTTCTAACCCATACGTTATGCTAGGTGCTGGATTAGTCGCGAAAAAAGCGGTAGAAAAAGGACTTCAAGTACCGAAATATGTCAAAACATCACTAGCACCAGGTTCTAAAGTTGTTACTGGTTACTTACGTGATTCTGGCTTACTACCATATTTAGAGCAAATCGGTTTCAACCTCGTTGGTTATGGTTGTACAACATGTATCGGTAACTCCGGTCCATTAAAAGAAGAAATCGAAAAAGCCATTGCCGAAAACGATTTACTTGTGACATCTGTTCTTTCTGGTAACCGGAACTTTGAAGGCCGTATTCATGCACTTGTAAAAGCGAACTACTTAGCATCACCACCGTTAGTTGTGGCTTATGCATTAGCGGGTACGGTTGATATTGATTTATTGAACGATCCAATCGGTAAAGATAAAGACGGTAACGACGTATACTTCAAAGATATTTGGCCAACAACAGATGAAATTAAAGATGTTGTGAAACGTACAGTTACACCGGAATTATTCCGTAAAGAATACGAACGCGTATTTGAAGACAATCCACGTTGGAACTCAATTAAAACAAGTAATGAGCCACTTTACAAATGGGATGAAAATTCAACTTACATTCAAAATCCACCGTTCTTCGAAGGATTATCAGCGAATCCTGACGAAATAAAACCATTAACAGGGTTACGTGTCGTTGGTAAATTCGGAGATTCTGTCACAACCGACCACATTTCTCCAGCCGGTGCGATCGGTAAAGATACGCCAGCAGGAAAATATTTACGTGAAAAAGGTGTAGAAATTCGTGACTTCAACTCGTACGGATCTCGTCGTGGTAACCACGAAGTGATGATGCGCGGTACGTTTGCGAACATCCGTATTCGTAACCAAATTGCACCAGGTACAGAAGGTGGCTATACAACTTACTGGCCAACTGGCGAAGTGATGTCTATTTACGATGCGTGCATGAAGTACAAAGAAAACGGTACGAATCTTGTCGTCTTGGCGGGTAAAGATTATGGAATGGGATCTTCCCGTGACTGGGCGGCAAAAGGTACGAATTTATTAGGAATCAAAACAGTGATTGCAGAAAGCTTCGAACGTATTCACCGTTCCAACCTCGTGTTAATGGGCGTCTTACCGCTTCAATTTAAAGCAGGTGAAAACGCTGAAACACTTGGTTTAACAGGTAAAGAAGTGATTCACGTTCATATTGATGAAAATGTAAAACCACGCGATATCGTGAAAGTAACTGCAACAGACGAAAATGGTAACAAGAAAGAATTCGAAGTACTTGTTCGCTTCGACTCTGAAGTAGAAATCGACTACTACCGTCACGGCGGTATCCTTCAAATGGTACTTCGCAACAAATTACAAGAAAATTAA
- a CDS encoding MFS transporter: MQCDETRLWTKSFTLLVLGNMFVFMSFQMLLPTLPPQAKEIGASPLEVGLVTSLFTFGAVLIRPLIGFLLGSSKRKWMVVVGATALLLLTFSYMYAAMIGLFLWLRLLHGFAWGWSTTANGTAAVELVPSKRIGEGMGYFALSMTVAMIAAPSLGIILYQNWGFETLICVASVIGLVAVLILTSVHYETPESVLQNKLQWKKFSFFRVMIERNGTYPAFITFLAAFGYGTIVTFIVIFGNERNIDQIFLFYLFNALTAIVVRPFTGKWFDRRGPWHLMMICSMLTFTGLWTLSYTNSVEWLILSGVLFGLGYGSMMPALQAWVISKTIPERRGVANGMFYSAIDLGIGVSSLFFGFISSYLNLMTIFQLSSICFIIVYILTWNDWRKQKSKAPTSSSFQSYTL, translated from the coding sequence ATGCAGTGTGATGAGACGCGACTTTGGACGAAGTCGTTTACTTTATTAGTTCTTGGGAACATGTTTGTGTTTATGAGCTTTCAAATGTTGTTGCCGACATTACCACCGCAAGCGAAAGAAATTGGTGCCTCTCCGTTAGAAGTTGGACTGGTCACATCTTTATTTACGTTTGGAGCTGTATTGATTCGTCCGTTGATTGGATTTCTTTTAGGTAGTTCTAAACGAAAATGGATGGTTGTTGTTGGAGCTACCGCCCTACTCCTCCTTACCTTTTCATATATGTATGCCGCTATGATCGGATTGTTTTTATGGTTGCGACTTCTTCATGGATTCGCTTGGGGGTGGTCAACGACAGCGAACGGCACAGCAGCTGTTGAACTTGTCCCATCCAAACGAATCGGTGAAGGCATGGGATATTTTGCATTATCAATGACTGTGGCTATGATTGCTGCACCAAGTTTAGGAATCATTTTGTACCAAAATTGGGGATTTGAAACATTAATTTGTGTCGCAAGTGTAATTGGGCTTGTTGCCGTTCTTATTTTAACAAGTGTTCATTACGAAACGCCTGAATCTGTTCTTCAAAACAAGCTTCAGTGGAAAAAGTTCTCGTTTTTTCGTGTAATGATTGAACGAAATGGTACTTATCCAGCATTCATTACCTTTTTAGCTGCATTTGGATATGGTACGATCGTGACGTTTATTGTTATTTTTGGAAATGAGAGAAACATTGATCAAATATTCCTATTTTATTTATTTAATGCCCTCACCGCAATAGTCGTTCGTCCATTCACAGGCAAATGGTTTGACCGCCGAGGTCCTTGGCATTTAATGATGATATGCTCTATGTTAACATTTACTGGACTTTGGACGCTATCTTATACGAATTCGGTCGAATGGTTAATATTATCTGGTGTATTATTCGGTCTTGGTTATGGTTCCATGATGCCCGCTCTACAAGCATGGGTCATATCAAAAACCATCCCCGAACGTCGCGGGGTTGCTAACGGGATGTTTTATTCTGCCATTGATTTAGGAATTGGCGTCAGTTCTTTATTTTTCGGTTTCATATCTTCTTACCTTAACTTAATGACCATCTTTCAACTATCAAGTATTTGTTTTATCATAGTCTATATCCTTACTTGGAACGATTGGCGTAAACAAAAATCCAAAGCACCAACCTCCAGTTCCTTTCAATCGTATACATTGTAA
- the cobS gene encoding adenosylcobinamide-GDP ribazoletransferase has translation MKKALQDAKNGFLLALQFFSAIPIHRSIPIQSITKKRMIQSFPLIGLFIGLILWGLLYLLGVWSPFSILAVTFIVFLTSILLTGGIHVDGWIDCSDAYFSYRDREKRLDIMKDPRVGAFGVLSVILLLSAKFFVMYETIARIDVKLLFIMISIPFLSRIGAGYLLVMGKPAREEGMAVFFKNGVGKQNLIVYPMYVFVFSIIIYSFVKEAFFIYWWLVFTFILWLIFTYRFIMKHFGGITGDIIGASIEGGEVMLWIVLWLCSYYVMA, from the coding sequence GTGAAAAAGGCGCTACAGGATGCGAAAAACGGTTTTTTGCTTGCTCTTCAGTTTTTTTCAGCCATTCCGATCCATCGGTCGATCCCTATACAAAGCATAACGAAAAAAAGGATGATCCAATCATTTCCTCTTATCGGTCTTTTCATTGGCTTGATCCTTTGGGGGCTACTCTATTTGTTAGGTGTTTGGAGTCCCTTTTCCATACTGGCTGTCACTTTTATTGTGTTTTTAACTAGTATTTTGTTGACCGGAGGCATTCATGTTGACGGCTGGATTGATTGCAGTGATGCCTATTTTTCGTATCGTGATCGGGAAAAGCGTTTAGATATTATGAAAGACCCGAGAGTGGGGGCATTTGGCGTATTATCCGTTATCCTCTTGTTGTCGGCAAAATTTTTTGTGATGTATGAAACGATCGCCCGGATTGACGTAAAGCTATTATTTATCATGATTTCCATTCCTTTTCTTTCTAGGATTGGAGCAGGGTATTTACTTGTCATGGGTAAACCCGCACGTGAGGAAGGTATGGCGGTTTTTTTTAAGAATGGAGTCGGAAAACAAAATCTGATTGTCTATCCTATGTATGTTTTCGTTTTTTCTATCATTATCTATTCGTTTGTGAAGGAAGCTTTTTTCATCTATTGGTGGCTCGTATTTACTTTTATACTTTGGTTGATTTTTACTTACCGATTTATTATGAAACATTTCGGCGGAATCACAGGTGACATCATTGGCGCGAGTATCGAAGGGGGAGAAGTGATGTTATGGATCGTTCTGTGGTTGTGCTCTTATTACGTCATGGCCTAA
- a CDS encoding Hsp20/alpha crystallin family protein, whose translation MAERKEHAVTDNLEAWFEQLFKDPYTSYLDCTEFQVDLFETQHSIIVEAWLKELEVDEIEIVRENSTLFINLYNHEQNCKRSRKIEFPFTLTNRVLSTKLEQSILEITISKASSSSPHSAIYRLQRKK comes from the coding sequence ATGGCAGAACGTAAAGAACATGCCGTTACGGATAATCTTGAAGCTTGGTTTGAACAATTATTTAAAGATCCTTATACATCTTATCTTGATTGTACAGAATTTCAAGTGGACCTTTTTGAAACACAGCATTCTATTATTGTTGAGGCGTGGTTAAAAGAGTTGGAAGTTGATGAAATCGAAATTGTTCGTGAAAATTCGACATTGTTTATCAACTTATATAATCACGAGCAAAATTGTAAACGTTCTCGGAAAATTGAGTTTCCCTTTACATTAACGAATCGAGTTCTTTCTACAAAATTAGAACAATCCATATTAGAAATCACCATCAGCAAAGCATCCTCCTCTTCCCCACATTCAGCTATATATCGTTTACAACGAAAAAAATAA
- a CDS encoding histidine phosphatase family protein, translating into MDRSVVVLLLRHGLTEANVSKRYVGWSNPPLCQKGMECLFKTKSKIPHYDTVISSDLARCTETANIYFPNQTIHYWKDLRELNFGEWENHTFEDLQSDPLYKEWVANPEITRPPGGETFADFRHRMNGVIDRLYQFMIEKEVFHVAIVSHGGVLRYWLTQFHPEQKSFWDWKVRHGAGYEFVWKNLDSFRRGERCISLKEVPSTENGNG; encoded by the coding sequence ATGGATCGTTCTGTGGTTGTGCTCTTATTACGTCATGGCCTAACAGAAGCCAATGTTTCCAAAAGGTATGTAGGCTGGAGTAATCCCCCTTTATGTCAAAAGGGAATGGAATGTTTGTTCAAAACGAAATCTAAAATCCCTCATTATGACACCGTCATCTCCAGTGATTTGGCACGTTGTACGGAGACAGCCAACATATATTTTCCAAATCAAACGATTCATTATTGGAAGGACCTGCGTGAGTTGAATTTTGGAGAATGGGAGAATCATACATTTGAAGATTTACAAAGCGACCCTCTATATAAAGAGTGGGTAGCCAACCCCGAAATAACTCGGCCTCCTGGCGGTGAAACATTCGCTGATTTTCGCCATCGAATGAACGGTGTGATCGATCGATTGTATCAGTTTATGATAGAAAAAGAGGTTTTCCATGTAGCGATCGTCTCGCACGGAGGCGTTTTGAGATATTGGCTTACGCAGTTTCATCCTGAACAAAAGTCATTTTGGGATTGGAAAGTTCGTCATGGAGCAGGATATGAATTTGTATGGAAGAATCTTGATTCGTTTAGGAGGGGAGAAAGGTGCATTTCGTTAAAGGAGGTGCCTTCAACGGAAAACGGAAATGGGTAA
- a CDS encoding bifunctional adenosylcobinamide kinase/adenosylcobinamide-phosphate guanylyltransferase: MIFVTGGVRSGKSSFAEQLAVEIASEHQLHLHYIATSEGTDDEMRKRITLHRLAREKSPLPWKTWEFPYPNLHLISNFGKEDVILLDCLTTWMGNVCFHQFECSPPSTSEAFMNSTVLKVMNTIDAFSARVHTFILVSNELLHDGNLDDPYVFAYQRMIGLLHQKIVNRADTAFLVETGIALKMKG; the protein is encoded by the coding sequence ATGATATTTGTTACTGGCGGTGTGCGGAGCGGAAAAAGCTCGTTTGCCGAACAGTTGGCGGTGGAAATAGCGAGTGAACATCAGCTCCATCTACATTACATTGCGACAAGTGAAGGAACGGATGACGAAATGAGAAAACGTATTACCCTTCACCGCTTAGCACGAGAAAAAAGCCCGCTGCCGTGGAAAACATGGGAATTTCCCTATCCAAATTTACATTTGATTTCGAATTTTGGAAAGGAAGATGTAATTCTTTTAGATTGTCTTACGACATGGATGGGCAATGTTTGTTTTCATCAATTTGAATGTTCTCCACCATCAACTAGCGAAGCTTTTATGAATAGTACAGTTTTAAAGGTAATGAATACCATTGACGCTTTTTCTGCTCGTGTCCATACGTTCATTCTTGTCTCCAATGAACTATTACACGATGGAAACCTTGATGACCCGTATGTGTTTGCCTATCAGAGGATGATTGGCCTCTTGCATCAAAAAATAGTCAATCGAGCAGATACAGCATTTCTTGTAGAAACAGGAATAGCGCTAAAAATGAAGGGATGA
- a CDS encoding small acid-soluble spore protein O — protein sequence MAKRKANHIIEGMNAAKAQGKGAGYNEEFANEPLTEAQRQNNKKRKKNQ from the coding sequence ATGGCCAAACGAAAAGCCAATCATATTATCGAAGGGATGAATGCAGCGAAGGCACAAGGAAAAGGGGCTGGTTATAACGAGGAATTTGCCAATGAACCGTTAACGGAAGCTCAGCGGCAAAACAATAAAAAGCGAAAGAAAAATCAATAA
- a CDS encoding bifunctional adenosylcobinamide kinase/adenosylcobinamide-phosphate guanylyltransferase, translating into MHFVKGGAFNGKRKWVKQKYGEDVDWRSMYTANPDIASWEQCFSHSSIVVLEGVEQYIKKAFVNNHPSFQRQTWCAFLDTWRKWESEDERTVIWIGTDVTKGIVPIDPLERTWRDYTGWAYQELVRYCNTVSVIWYGLEQRLKNEEENQDDHLYKNR; encoded by the coding sequence GTGCATTTCGTTAAAGGAGGTGCCTTCAACGGAAAACGGAAATGGGTAAAACAAAAATATGGAGAAGATGTTGATTGGCGGTCGATGTATACGGCTAATCCCGATATTGCATCATGGGAGCAGTGTTTCTCTCATTCTTCTATTGTCGTACTGGAAGGGGTTGAGCAATATATCAAAAAAGCATTTGTTAACAATCATCCTTCATTTCAAAGACAAACATGGTGTGCATTTCTCGATACTTGGCGAAAGTGGGAAAGTGAAGATGAAAGAACCGTTATTTGGATAGGAACGGATGTAACGAAAGGAATTGTTCCGATTGATCCACTGGAAAGAACATGGCGCGACTACACCGGATGGGCCTATCAAGAATTGGTTCGATACTGCAACACCGTATCAGTTATTTGGTATGGGCTCGAGCAGCGATTAAAAAATGAGGAGGAGAATCAAGATGATCATTTATACAAGAACCGGTGA
- a CDS encoding small acid-soluble spore protein P: MNRNNAKDMRKNAPKGEQSGQPAPLDGSHKVKNRNHTKQKKHAGHDM, translated from the coding sequence ATGAATCGAAACAACGCAAAAGATATGCGAAAAAACGCACCTAAAGGGGAACAATCTGGCCAACCTGCGCCATTAGATGGTTCACACAAAGTAAAAAATCGAAATCACACAAAGCAAAAGAAACATGCTGGTCATGATATGTAA
- a CDS encoding cob(I)yrinic acid a,c-diamide adenosyltransferase, whose product MIIYTRTGDEGKTSIIGARVDKDDVRVEAYGTVDEVNCFVGQAIAELDREKFEDIIADLVNVQHELFDCGHDLANVSKKREFKLKEEYVTALEKKIDQYISETPKLERFILPGGTKVAASIHIARTVTRRAERLVVKLIKTGEPVPQLALKYLNRLSDYFFVLARVINFRSNVKDVEYVRSAVVFRKEKRKEE is encoded by the coding sequence ATGATCATTTATACAAGAACCGGTGATGAAGGGAAAACGAGTATTATTGGTGCACGTGTAGATAAAGATGATGTCCGTGTCGAAGCATATGGAACCGTCGATGAGGTGAACTGCTTTGTAGGTCAGGCTATTGCAGAGCTTGATCGAGAAAAGTTTGAAGATATTATTGCCGATTTGGTTAATGTCCAGCATGAATTGTTTGATTGCGGGCATGATTTAGCTAACGTGTCCAAGAAACGTGAATTTAAATTGAAAGAAGAATATGTTACCGCATTAGAGAAAAAAATTGATCAATATATAAGCGAAACGCCAAAGCTAGAAAGATTTATTTTACCCGGCGGCACAAAAGTTGCTGCTTCTATTCATATTGCCCGAACGGTGACGAGAAGAGCAGAGCGTTTAGTGGTGAAATTAATAAAAACAGGCGAACCTGTTCCTCAACTGGCTCTAAAATATTTAAATCGATTATCTGATTATTTTTTTGTGTTAGCGAGAGTCATCAATTTTCGGTCAAATGTAAAAGATGTTGAGTATGTCCGCAGTGCCGTTGTATTTCGTAAAGAAAAGAGAAAGGAAGAGTAA
- a CDS encoding cobyric acid synthase, translated as MKGIMIQGTASNVGKSFITTGFCRIFSDLGYKTAPFKSQNMSNNSYVTFDGKEIGRAQGIQAEAARTEATVYMNPILLKPRNDTHSEVVLFGKSYDTFSGQDYRNDFYEKGLSVIQTALNDLSNEYDLLVVEGAGSPVEMNLKDRDLVNMKVAELADVPVILVTDIERGGVFASIVGTLALLEPHERKRVKGVIINKFRGDISLFQSGVEWIEKQTGIKVLGVLPYLDDHQIDGEDSLSIRKKVLDDHLLDIAVIRLPYISNFTDVEPFLFEEDVAIRWVDHVDQLGHPDAVIIPGTRSTIHDLQTLKKRGLDQALVQYVENGGTVVGICGGYQMLSEKLLDPYGADSGVHGLETEGIGLLPVQTIFFKEKKTKRIKGMTHPTVTIDGYEIHTGITQKVRDDERFSPFLFDENGQAADGWIREDGAVIGTYVHHLFHNDEWRTFWLNQLRRKKGLTEQKTLLITAKKDKQYDCLADHIRTYVNIDEIVKLATGKEG; from the coding sequence GTGAAAGGGATTATGATTCAAGGGACGGCTTCGAATGTAGGGAAAAGCTTTATTACAACGGGTTTTTGCCGGATTTTTTCCGATTTAGGATATAAAACTGCGCCGTTTAAATCACAAAATATGTCCAATAATTCGTATGTCACCTTTGATGGAAAGGAAATTGGCCGCGCCCAAGGAATACAAGCTGAAGCCGCCCGAACAGAAGCAACGGTTTATATGAATCCGATTTTATTAAAACCGAGAAATGACACACATTCAGAAGTCGTATTATTTGGGAAAAGCTATGACACGTTTTCTGGACAAGACTATCGTAATGACTTTTATGAGAAAGGATTATCGGTCATACAAACCGCATTAAATGATTTAAGTAACGAATACGATCTTCTTGTCGTTGAAGGAGCAGGAAGTCCTGTGGAAATGAACTTAAAAGATCGAGATCTTGTCAATATGAAAGTCGCCGAACTAGCAGATGTCCCGGTCATTTTAGTGACAGATATTGAAAGAGGGGGAGTATTTGCAAGCATTGTCGGGACGCTTGCATTGTTAGAACCTCACGAAAGAAAGAGAGTTAAAGGTGTGATTATCAATAAGTTTCGAGGAGATATCAGCCTTTTTCAAAGCGGTGTAGAATGGATTGAAAAACAGACAGGGATCAAAGTGCTTGGGGTGCTCCCTTACTTAGACGATCACCAAATTGATGGAGAAGATTCATTATCGATTCGGAAAAAAGTTTTAGATGATCACCTACTTGACATCGCGGTTATTCGACTTCCTTATATATCGAATTTTACAGATGTAGAGCCTTTTCTATTTGAAGAAGATGTGGCCATCCGATGGGTGGACCATGTTGATCAACTTGGACATCCAGACGCAGTGATCATTCCCGGGACTAGAAGCACGATTCACGATCTACAAACGTTAAAAAAACGAGGGTTGGATCAAGCGCTTGTCCAATATGTAGAAAACGGTGGAACCGTCGTTGGCATTTGCGGCGGCTATCAAATGCTTTCGGAAAAACTATTAGATCCATATGGAGCGGACAGTGGGGTACATGGGCTTGAAACGGAAGGAATCGGGTTGCTTCCAGTTCAAACGATTTTTTTCAAAGAAAAGAAGACAAAGAGGATAAAGGGGATGACCCACCCCACAGTCACCATAGACGGTTATGAAATTCATACAGGCATTACGCAAAAAGTACGAGACGATGAACGATTTTCTCCTTTTCTTTTTGATGAAAATGGTCAAGCGGCCGATGGATGGATACGTGAAGATGGGGCTGTGATCGGAACATATGTCCATCATCTATTCCACAATGATGAATGGAGAACCTTTTGGCTGAATCAACTTCGGCGTAAAAAAGGCCTTACAGAACAAAAAACGCTCTTAATTACAGCAAAAAAAGATAAACAGTATGATTGCCTTGCGGACCATATTCGGACGTACGTGAACATAGATGAGATCGTCAAGCTGGCAACGGGGAAAGAGGGTTAG
- a CDS encoding ECF transporter S component, whose amino-acid sequence MRKWAQFSVFLGLAVLGAMIKIPVVLGSIALDTLPALVAAVFFGSVFGGAVGCFGHLLSAMTAGFPLGFFHLLIGVEMGILVWLFGLLYKKWGKWLAAIVFFIGNSIVAPLPFYFILGKAFYSTVVPALMIGSIINLFLTYLLIPRLTGWINQVGRGEVKA is encoded by the coding sequence ATGAGAAAATGGGCGCAATTTTCCGTGTTTCTTGGATTAGCTGTATTAGGTGCGATGATCAAAATTCCTGTTGTTCTTGGTAGTATTGCGCTTGATACGTTGCCAGCACTCGTAGCAGCGGTTTTCTTTGGGAGTGTGTTTGGAGGAGCCGTCGGATGTTTTGGACATTTGTTATCGGCCATGACTGCGGGTTTTCCATTAGGTTTCTTTCATTTGTTAATTGGTGTTGAAATGGGAATTTTAGTCTGGTTGTTCGGCTTGTTGTATAAGAAATGGGGAAAATGGCTGGCCGCCATTGTTTTTTTCATAGGAAACAGTATCGTCGCTCCTTTGCCATTTTATTTTATCCTTGGAAAAGCTTTTTACAGTACGGTTGTTCCGGCATTGATGATCGGTTCAATAATTAACTTGTTCTTGACTTATTTGCTTATTCCACGGCTTACAGGGTGGATAAATCAAGTGGGCAGGGGAGAAGTAAAAGCATGA